One window of Acidobacteriota bacterium genomic DNA carries:
- a CDS encoding response regulator, translated as MRQAESFAGIAPSIAGRAGEILASRWRALAAQTDRIFVGLLVFEWLAGMAFAEWISPRTWGGLESAVHPHVIAAVFLGAAVVSFPIFMVFTRPAAPATRHVIAVAQMLMGGLLIQFTGGRIETHFIVFGSLAFVAFYRDWRVLVSASAAVAIDHLVRGVIWPQSIYGVLTPTVWRSLEHAGWVVFCDFFLIASCRRGVAEMKETAERQAELEAINLGIEKQIDLRTSELMESEERFRSLSASAPVGIFQMDASGMCLYTNPCWQEIAGLTLPESLGAGWKRALHPEDSERVLREAAAAASEGRELSLEFRYQRPGDSERWVHARSTAVRDADGKVTGRVGTVEDITERRAAEAVLREAKEAAEAGTRAKSSFLATMSHEIRTPMNGVIGMTGLLMDTTLNEEQRQYAETIRTSGQALLTIINDILDFSKIEAGKLHIEIIDFDVRTMVEEALELLAERAHEKKLEIGCLVHPDVPISLRGDPGRLRQILTNFLSNGVKFTAKGEVIVRVRALEESADAVTVRVDVSDTGIGIAPDSLAGLFLPFTQADASTTRRFGGTGLGLAISRQLAEAMGGEVGAVSEPGKGSTFWFTARLERSQTSSMSRTVPRKDLRGLRALVVDDNETNRMILRAQTRNWGMESEEAADGPRALAMLRDSAQGDRFDIVILDMEMPGMDGLEVARAIRADAALAPARILMLTSVGIRGHAEESKRAGVDAYLTKPVRESQLYDCMRSLSGANPSADRVSEPASRPLVTRHSLKEEKARARARVLVVEDNEVNQRVAVHMLKKLGLSVDVVANGLEAVEAVARIPYDVVLMDCLMPEMDGYQATRAIRDAERGKGTHTPIVAMTANALEGDREKCLEAGMDDYVTKPVTKQTLEAAIARWLTPAEPESLTPGPAGGTASRSNVTAGREIMERLARQVGEEDPAFLADLIESFLNEVPSTLASIREAVARMDAGALRASAHSLKGASGTMGVARMSSICADLEAHAKTGSVDGATPLLKELEDEFSRLTEALAVAR; from the coding sequence ATGCGGCAAGCCGAATCTTTCGCAGGAATTGCCCCGTCCATCGCGGGAAGAGCCGGCGAGATCCTGGCGTCGCGCTGGCGCGCGCTGGCGGCGCAGACCGACCGCATCTTCGTCGGCCTCCTCGTCTTCGAGTGGCTGGCCGGCATGGCGTTCGCCGAGTGGATCTCACCGCGCACGTGGGGCGGCCTCGAAAGCGCCGTGCACCCTCACGTCATTGCGGCCGTGTTCCTCGGGGCGGCCGTCGTCAGCTTTCCGATCTTCATGGTGTTCACGCGGCCGGCGGCGCCGGCGACGCGTCACGTCATCGCCGTGGCCCAGATGCTGATGGGCGGCCTTCTCATCCAGTTCACGGGCGGTCGGATCGAGACCCACTTCATCGTCTTCGGATCTCTCGCGTTCGTCGCCTTTTACCGCGATTGGAGGGTCCTCGTCTCCGCGTCGGCGGCTGTCGCCATCGACCATCTCGTGCGCGGCGTCATATGGCCGCAGTCCATCTACGGCGTTCTGACGCCGACGGTGTGGAGGTCCCTGGAGCACGCCGGCTGGGTCGTCTTCTGCGATTTCTTCCTCATCGCCTCGTGCCGGCGCGGGGTCGCCGAGATGAAGGAGACGGCGGAACGGCAGGCCGAGCTGGAGGCGATCAATCTTGGAATCGAGAAGCAGATCGATCTGCGGACGTCGGAGCTCATGGAGAGCGAGGAACGGTTCCGGTCCCTGTCCGCGTCGGCCCCCGTCGGAATCTTCCAGATGGACGCCTCCGGGATGTGCCTCTACACCAACCCATGCTGGCAGGAGATAGCCGGGCTCACTCTTCCCGAGAGCCTCGGTGCCGGGTGGAAGAGGGCGCTCCACCCCGAGGACAGCGAGCGGGTGCTCCGGGAGGCCGCCGCCGCGGCGTCCGAGGGTCGCGAGCTCTCACTCGAGTTCAGATATCAACGCCCCGGAGACTCCGAGCGTTGGGTGCACGCGCGCTCCACGGCGGTGAGGGACGCGGACGGGAAGGTCACCGGACGGGTCGGCACCGTCGAGGACATCACCGAGCGCCGCGCCGCGGAAGCCGTGCTTCGAGAGGCCAAGGAGGCCGCCGAGGCGGGCACGAGGGCCAAGTCGTCGTTTCTGGCCACCATGAGCCACGAGATCCGCACCCCGATGAACGGCGTGATCGGGATGACCGGGCTGTTGATGGATACGACGCTGAACGAAGAGCAGAGACAGTACGCCGAGACGATTCGGACGTCCGGCCAGGCGCTCCTGACGATCATCAACGACATCCTGGACTTCTCCAAGATCGAGGCGGGCAAGCTGCACATAGAGATCATCGACTTCGACGTTCGGACGATGGTGGAGGAGGCGCTGGAGCTCCTGGCCGAGCGCGCTCACGAGAAGAAGCTCGAGATCGGATGTCTCGTCCACCCGGACGTCCCGATCTCGCTGCGCGGCGACCCGGGGCGCCTCAGACAGATCCTCACGAATTTCCTCAGCAACGGCGTCAAGTTCACTGCGAAGGGAGAGGTCATCGTCCGCGTCAGGGCCCTCGAGGAGTCGGCCGACGCCGTCACGGTGCGGGTCGACGTCAGCGACACGGGCATCGGCATAGCGCCCGACAGCCTCGCCGGCCTTTTTCTCCCGTTCACGCAGGCCGACGCGTCCACGACTCGCCGGTTCGGCGGGACGGGTCTGGGGCTGGCCATCTCCCGCCAGCTCGCGGAGGCGATGGGGGGTGAGGTCGGGGCCGTCAGCGAGCCCGGGAAGGGGAGCACCTTCTGGTTCACCGCACGGCTCGAGAGGAGCCAGACGAGCTCCATGAGCCGGACCGTTCCCCGCAAGGACCTGAGGGGGCTCAGAGCCCTCGTCGTGGACGACAACGAGACGAACCGGATGATTCTTCGCGCCCAGACCCGCAACTGGGGGATGGAGTCCGAGGAGGCCGCGGACGGTCCTCGCGCTCTCGCGATGCTGAGGGATTCGGCGCAGGGCGACCGGTTCGACATCGTGATTCTCGACATGGAGATGCCGGGAATGGACGGTCTGGAGGTGGCGCGCGCCATTCGCGCCGACGCGGCCCTGGCGCCCGCGAGGATTCTGATGCTGACGTCCGTGGGCATCCGTGGGCACGCGGAAGAATCGAAGCGCGCGGGCGTGGACGCTTACCTGACCAAGCCCGTCCGCGAATCCCAGCTCTACGATTGCATGAGGAGTCTCTCAGGCGCAAATCCAAGCGCGGATCGCGTGAGCGAACCCGCATCCAGGCCGCTCGTGACGCGGCACTCCCTCAAGGAGGAGAAGGCGCGGGCGCGGGCGCGAGTCCTCGTCGTCGAGGACAACGAGGTGAATCAGAGGGTCGCGGTCCACATGTTGAAGAAGCTCGGCCTGAGCGTTGACGTCGTGGCCAACGGTCTGGAGGCGGTCGAGGCCGTGGCGCGAATCCCGTACGACGTCGTGCTGATGGACTGCCTGATGCCCGAGATGGATGGGTACCAGGCGACGCGGGCGATCCGCGACGCGGAGCGGGGGAAGGGAACGCACACGCCAATCGTCGCGATGACCGCCAACGCCCTCGAAGGCGACAGGGAGAAATGTCTCGAGGCGGGGATGGACGACTACGTCACGAAGCCCGTGACGAAGCAGACGTTGGAGGCCGCGATCGCGCGCTGGCTGACTCCCGCGGAGCCTGAATCCCTCACGCCCGGACCCGCCGGGGGCACAGCCTCCAGGAGCAACGTGACGGCTGGCCGGGAGATCATGGAACGGCTGGCCAGGCAGGTCGGAGAGGAGGACCCGGCTTTTCTCGCCGATCTCATCGAATCGTTCCTGAACGAGGTGCCTTCCACCCTCGCGAGCATCCGGGAGGCGGTCGCGCGAATGGACGCGGGAGCGCTCCGTGCCTCCGCGCACTCCCTCAAGGGAGCGTCGGGCACGATGGGCGTCGCGCGCATGTCGTCAATCTGCGCCGATCTCGAAGCCCACGCGAAGACCGGAAGCGTCGACGGCGCGACGCCGCTCTTGAAGGAGCTCGAGGACGAGTTTTCACGCCTGACCGAGGCGCTCGCCGTCGCGCGGTGA
- a CDS encoding VCBS repeat-containing protein produces the protein MTHRPSSLRRSPAFLLFSAFCIALTSPPASATQSQRLIAMLPAATTVATGDIDGDGHQDVVAGSLLGGSDPFPRLVWYRNDGAAAPSFIPHVLVSGRNFDVAGVDVSSADLDRDGDLDILYVGALGVAWFENLGGTPASLAFHQVKALPATSRGNLGAADVDGDGDLDLVGGWTNPTSGTVAWFESTGAKPPAFTEHDVAVSGAFVAGARAADVDGDGDVDIVAAFISNDTIAWYENGGGSVPAVTPHIVSEDPDGTGAKQGFADIPFYLAAGDLDADGRVDLVTASSFDGKVAWYPGK, from the coding sequence GTGACGCACCGACCGTCCTCCCTCCGTCGCTCCCCTGCATTCCTCCTCTTCAGCGCTTTCTGCATCGCGTTGACCTCGCCCCCGGCATCCGCGACCCAGAGCCAGAGACTGATCGCGATGCTTCCGGCGGCCACCACCGTCGCCACCGGGGACATCGACGGGGACGGCCATCAGGACGTCGTCGCCGGATCCCTTCTCGGGGGCTCGGATCCCTTCCCCCGTCTCGTCTGGTACCGGAACGACGGCGCGGCCGCGCCGTCCTTCATCCCGCACGTTCTCGTCTCGGGCCGGAACTTCGACGTGGCCGGAGTCGACGTGTCGTCTGCAGATCTGGACAGGGACGGGGATCTCGACATCCTGTACGTCGGCGCGCTCGGCGTGGCGTGGTTCGAGAATCTCGGAGGGACGCCGGCCTCGCTCGCCTTCCATCAGGTCAAGGCGCTGCCGGCCACGTCGCGGGGCAACCTCGGCGCCGCCGACGTGGATGGGGACGGCGATCTCGACCTCGTGGGGGGATGGACCAACCCCACGAGCGGGACCGTCGCCTGGTTCGAGAGCACCGGGGCGAAGCCCCCCGCCTTCACGGAGCACGACGTGGCCGTCTCGGGTGCGTTCGTCGCGGGCGCGCGGGCGGCTGACGTGGACGGCGACGGTGACGTCGATATCGTCGCCGCGTTCATCTCGAACGACACGATCGCGTGGTACGAGAATGGCGGCGGCTCCGTCCCCGCGGTCACGCCGCACATCGTGAGCGAGGACCCCGACGGCACTGGAGCCAAACAGGGATTCGCCGACATCCCCTTCTACCTCGCCGCGGGAGACCTCGACGCGGATGGCCGGGTCGATCTCGTCACGGCGTCGAGCTTCGACGGAAAGGTCGCCTGGTACCCCGGCAAGTAG
- a CDS encoding type II toxin-antitoxin system VapC family toxin, with amino-acid sequence MLADTSVWVDHLRGGNAALVSHLERGEVRCHPFVIGELACGRLANRREVLALLESLPQVRRAEHDEVLAFVESNGLGGSGIGWIDAHLLASARLSHVPLWTLDRRLAAVARSLLRA; translated from the coding sequence GTGCTCGCGGACACATCCGTCTGGGTGGACCACCTGCGCGGGGGCAACGCCGCGCTCGTGTCACACCTCGAACGCGGGGAGGTCCGGTGTCATCCCTTCGTGATCGGGGAGCTGGCCTGCGGCCGACTCGCGAACCGCAGGGAGGTGCTCGCGCTCCTGGAGTCCCTTCCGCAGGTGCGGCGCGCGGAGCACGACGAAGTGCTGGCCTTCGTGGAGTCGAACGGCCTCGGCGGGTCGGGAATCGGGTGGATCGACGCCCACCTCCTGGCCTCGGCGAGGCTCAGCCACGTGCCGCTCTGGACCCTCGACAGGCGCCTGGCCGCCGTCGCGCGCTCACTGCTCAGGGCTTGA
- a CDS encoding type II toxin-antitoxin system VapB family antitoxin: MRTTLNIDDDLLRKAQRLSGMSEKTAVVHAGLEALIALESARRLAALGGTERRLRRVPRRRPGKAS; the protein is encoded by the coding sequence ATGAGAACCACACTCAACATCGACGACGATCTCCTGCGAAAAGCCCAGCGGCTGAGCGGCATGAGTGAGAAAACCGCGGTCGTTCACGCCGGGCTCGAGGCGCTGATCGCGCTGGAAAGCGCAAGGCGGCTGGCGGCGCTTGGAGGGACCGAGCGGAGACTCCGGCGCGTCCCCCGGCGGAGGCCCGGGAAGGCGTCCTAG
- a CDS encoding cache domain-containing protein, whose translation MTRSPATILVSTIAVAALSGLLPIAGDAQSPKPPATGPAMDGPARHAVILVRLAADLIETRGRERAFEEFRKKGGMFYRGDTYVFVDDMAGKALLNPAFPEVEGKSMIDEKDANGKLLQRAMIDLLREKEEGWVDYMWPKPGETAPSHKWTYVKRVTVDGAPALVGAGIYAE comes from the coding sequence ATGACGCGATCACCCGCAACGATTCTCGTCTCCACGATCGCCGTCGCCGCGCTTTCGGGACTCCTTCCGATCGCCGGCGACGCGCAGAGCCCGAAGCCGCCCGCGACGGGCCCCGCCATGGACGGTCCCGCCCGCCACGCCGTCATCCTCGTGAGGCTGGCCGCCGATCTGATCGAGACGCGCGGGCGCGAGCGCGCCTTCGAGGAGTTCCGGAAGAAGGGGGGGATGTTCTACCGCGGCGACACGTACGTCTTCGTCGACGACATGGCGGGGAAGGCCCTTCTCAATCCGGCCTTCCCCGAGGTGGAAGGGAAGAGCATGATCGACGAGAAGGACGCGAACGGGAAGCTGCTGCAGCGCGCGATGATCGATCTTCTAAGGGAAAAGGAAGAGGGGTGGGTCGACTACATGTGGCCGAAGCCCGGGGAGACGGCTCCCTCTCACAAGTGGACCTACGTGAAGCGCGTCACCGTCGACGGCGCCCCCGCCCTCGTCGGCGCGGGGATCTACGCGGAGTGA
- a CDS encoding thrombospondin type 3 repeat-containing protein: protein MRRRTITIRTAAPIAVLLALLAPASAAPATIQPGDLFAGVFFGQVNWYSNAGAFQRSLHTTGSRWSTGMSFDGAGRLYVTNFIEQSVSRFDAGGNLLGGFANGFGGKPESIVFDAAGEALIGVADGDGDVKRFDAAGNLVAEYAVAVENQGADWIDLAPDQCTLYYTSEGARVKRYDVCAGAQLPDFATDLHGPAYALRLLADGGLLVADTEDIHRLDSAGVTVRTYSVPGEFDWFALNVDRDGATFWAGDYDSGDAYRFDIATGAVVAGPILTCNSICLSGLVAFGDPDVDGDGVPDRRDNCPLAANGAQADTDGDRVGDACDGDPLNPAAWGAPSEPLHLVFSSSGTLTWSAPVRTGGVPAYDTIRAEISSDFTITATCVESGGTDTTTFDPYVPPTGSAVYYLVRAATACPSCTGPLGTTSAGDPRVAVGCP from the coding sequence ATGAGACGCCGGACGATCACGATTCGGACGGCGGCCCCCATCGCGGTCCTCCTCGCCCTTCTCGCGCCGGCCTCGGCGGCCCCGGCGACCATCCAGCCCGGCGACCTCTTCGCCGGAGTCTTCTTCGGCCAGGTGAACTGGTACTCGAACGCCGGCGCGTTCCAGCGCTCGCTCCACACGACCGGGAGCCGCTGGTCCACGGGGATGTCGTTCGACGGCGCCGGTCGCCTCTACGTCACCAACTTCATCGAGCAGAGCGTGAGCCGGTTCGACGCCGGCGGAAATCTCCTCGGCGGCTTCGCGAACGGGTTCGGCGGAAAGCCCGAGTCAATCGTCTTCGACGCGGCGGGCGAGGCCCTCATCGGCGTCGCGGACGGCGACGGCGACGTGAAGCGCTTCGACGCGGCCGGCAACCTCGTGGCCGAGTACGCCGTCGCGGTCGAGAACCAGGGTGCCGACTGGATCGACCTCGCCCCCGACCAGTGCACTCTGTACTACACGTCGGAAGGGGCGCGCGTGAAGCGGTACGACGTCTGCGCCGGCGCGCAGCTCCCGGACTTCGCGACGGACCTCCACGGGCCCGCGTACGCCCTGCGCCTCCTCGCCGACGGCGGCCTCCTGGTCGCCGACACGGAGGACATCCACCGGCTCGACTCCGCCGGCGTGACGGTGCGGACCTACTCGGTCCCGGGGGAGTTCGACTGGTTCGCCCTCAACGTCGATCGCGACGGGGCCACTTTCTGGGCGGGTGACTACGACAGCGGCGATGCGTACCGCTTCGACATCGCCACCGGCGCCGTCGTGGCCGGCCCGATCCTCACGTGCAACTCCATCTGCCTCAGCGGCCTCGTCGCCTTCGGCGATCCGGACGTGGACGGCGACGGCGTCCCCGATCGCCGCGACAACTGTCCCCTCGCCGCAAACGGCGCCCAGGCCGACACCGACGGCGACAGGGTCGGCGACGCCTGCGACGGCGACCCGCTGAACCCGGCGGCGTGGGGGGCGCCGAGCGAGCCGCTGCATCTGGTCTTCTCGAGTTCCGGCACCCTCACGTGGAGCGCGCCGGTCAGGACGGGAGGCGTCCCGGCCTACGACACGATCCGCGCCGAGATCAGCTCCGATTTCACGATCACCGCGACCTGCGTCGAGTCGGGGGGGACCGACACGACCACCTTCGACCCGTACGTCCCGCCGACCGGCAGCGCGGTCTACTACCTCGTCCGGGCCGCGACCGCCTGCCCCTCGTGCACCGGCCCGCTCGGCACCACGTCGGCGGGCGATCCGAGAGTCGCTGTCGGCTGCCCCTGA
- a CDS encoding RedB protein — MNSSRIVAVSFGAVWVGGVVLGLGMLLVFDTTPGVQGGTPARWPEATALLRKPGLPTLVMAAHPQCSCTRASLAELSRIMATLAGRLDAHVVVLSPRDVPRSWVENVLWRTAEEIPGVTVVADAGGREADRFGLETSGQTLLYDSGGILRFAGGVTSMRGHEGDNAGRSAIVALVTGGTPAIDRTLVFGCALHAETGGRE, encoded by the coding sequence ATGAACAGCAGCCGGATCGTCGCCGTGTCGTTCGGGGCAGTATGGGTCGGGGGAGTCGTCCTCGGCCTCGGCATGCTCCTCGTCTTCGATACGACGCCGGGCGTGCAGGGCGGGACTCCCGCCCGGTGGCCGGAGGCGACCGCCCTCTTGCGGAAACCGGGGCTCCCGACACTTGTCATGGCGGCTCATCCGCAATGTTCGTGCACGCGCGCGAGTCTGGCGGAGTTGTCCCGAATCATGGCGACTCTCGCGGGGCGACTCGACGCTCACGTCGTCGTCCTCTCGCCGCGCGACGTCCCGCGCTCGTGGGTCGAGAATGTCCTGTGGCGAACGGCTGAGGAGATTCCGGGCGTGACCGTCGTCGCCGACGCCGGGGGCCGGGAGGCGGATCGCTTCGGACTCGAGACTTCCGGGCAGACTCTTCTCTATGACTCGGGTGGGATTCTCCGTTTCGCAGGCGGCGTCACGTCCATGCGCGGGCACGAGGGGGACAACGCCGGACGGAGCGCCATCGTCGCGCTCGTCACGGGCGGGACGCCGGCGATCGACAGAACGCTCGTGTTCGGGTGCGCGCTGCACGCCGAGACGGGGGGAAGAGAATGA